One genomic window of Pocillopora verrucosa isolate sample1 chromosome 8, ASM3666991v2, whole genome shotgun sequence includes the following:
- the LOC131779222 gene encoding uncharacterized protein isoform X1 encodes MFRRIRHRFCRLYACQWLFGIIYVLMIALVVRHNRQQSVQFSKILISKDWRATANKAPSERTDNDGRVKDWEGVKRTPGENDVRYHIIEKMEDAQSDINVTEGEIANIDANSRINRGNVNVHLWRGLCCPKINSLRQYPLFPTLPKERLFRHTINSGPSGTWYGQRIMGFVYPPITGNYTFHLIAHVFAELWLGKEQNATDVELIAKVAIENNKHSSAKSVSHTSRKIYLEREGKYFFDLLHVMNGGMMSRDHVNVTWLVPSGHAFTEISAKFLSPLLQDDPSFFNHRELSERSDMLRASPSVIDSEINDADAGEGDEDYEGIEIPRKQKLSKKFTSYFGEDFNIENHYDSMTFDQLPEVSQEILSIFPSCPYEPKYAQKRTFKRFEGIWKTHFSSVFPDDGTKEFICIGNRLKRDCHGNSLITADEVLEIVRTFTKTIQEKYPKKYDLKAIVNVEKTQDISRGSRYLLELIFRERARNKVVKLSEYVYKFNNSSRLCTPAGISWNRNVTVNVILTVKNQGNWAQHFINEMSRISEETREDHVNIIVVDYESKDINIEESLRQSSLTNYKVLKRTGAFHKTEAIQSAVSTITDPHSIVLLFDLHLLTPSTFFSVIRKHTVEGRMAFTPVLFRLTFCGRPLTTTTQSKGYWETFGFGIFSIFKSDWDRFGGMNVQDFRDKWGGEDWEMIDRVLAVGLEVERLRLPGFYHFYHSKDGMWDKSS; translated from the exons ATGTTTAGAAGGATTCGCCATAGATTTTGTCGGCTCTATGCATGTCAATGGCTATTCGGAATAATATACGTTCTAATGATAGCCCTGGTCGTTCGACACAACAGGCAGCAGTCGGTGcagttttcaaagattttaatttcgAAAGACTGGCGAGCGACGGCAAACAAAGCCCCCAGTGAGCGCACAGACAATGATGGGCGAGTAAAGGACTGGGAGGGAGTTAAACGGACCCCTGGAGAAAATGATGTCAGATACCACATCATTGAGAAAATGGAAGATGCACAGTCAGATATCAACGTAACAGAAGGCGAAATTGCTAACATTGACGCCAATTCAAGAATCAACAGAGGAAATGTTAATGTTCATCTCTGGAGGGGACTGTGCTGTCCCAAAATAAATAGCTTAAGACAGTACCCCTTATTTCCAACTCTACCTAAAGAACGTTTGTTTCGTCACACCATCAACTCTGGTCCGTCGGGGACCTGGTACGGGCAAAGAATTATGGGATTCGTGTATCCTCCTATCACTGGTAATTACACTTTTCACTTAATTGCACATGTCTTCGCTGAACTATGGCTTGGCAAGGAACAGAACGCGACGGATGTTGAATTGATCGCAAAAGTTGCAatagaaaacaacaaacattCTTCAGCCAAGTCTGTAAGCCACACGTCCCGGAAAATATATCTCGAGAGAGAAGGGAAGTATTTCTTTGATTTGCTTCACGTGATGAATGGAGGAATGATGAGTCGTGATCACGTGAATGTCACTTGGCTGGTTCCCAGCGGTCATGCGTTTACCGAAATTTCTGCTAAGTTTCTCTCACCCCTATTGCAGGATGatccttctttttttaatcacagaGAGTTGTCAGAACGCAGTGATATGCTACGAGCATCTCCCAGCGTTATTGACTCGGAAATCAATGATGCTGACGCTGGGGAAGGCGATGAGGATTACGAAGGAATAGAGATAcctagaaaacaaaaactgtcaaaaaaatttacatcgtATTTTGGAGAGGATTTTAACATCGAAAATCATTACGACTCGATGACTTTTGATCAACTTCCGGAGGTATCTCAGGAAATACTATCCATTTTTCCGAGTTGCCCTTACGAACCAAAATATGCCCAAAAAAGGACTTTCAAACGTTTTGAAGGAATTTGGAAAACACATTTCAGCTCCGTATTCCCAGATGACGGCACGAAAGAGTTCATATGCATTggaaacagactgaaaagagacTGTCATGGAAACAGTTTAATTACTGCGGATGAAGTACTAGAAATTGTTCGGACTTTTACAAAGACTATTCAAGAAAAATATCCCAA GAAATATGATTTGAAGGCTATCGTTAACGTCGAAAAAACCCAAGACATCTCGCGTGGAAGTCGATATTTGCTCGAGCTCATTTTCCGAGAAAGGGCTCGGAACAAGGTCGTAAAACTATCCGAATATGTGTACAAATTCAACAACAGTTCCAGACTTTGTACGCCAGCGGGAATTTCTTGGAATAGGAACGTGACAGTAAATGTAATTCTGACCGTAAAGAACCAAGGAAACTGGGCCCAACACTTCATTAACGAGATGTCCCGGATTTCAGAAGAGACGCGTGAAGATCACGTGAACATAATAGTGGTGGATTATGAGAGTAAGGACATCAATATAGAGGAGTCTTTGAGGCA AAGTTCGTTGACAAACTACAAAGTCCTGAAGCGCACTGGCGCGTTCCACAAAACAGAAGCCATTCAGTCAGCGGTCAGTACCATTACAGATCCACACAGCATTGTGCTGTTGTTTGATCTTCATCTTCTCACACCGAGCACATTCTTTAGCGTTATCAGAAAG CACACAGTAGAGGGAAGGATGGCGTTCACCCCAGTCCTCTTCAGGTTAACCTTCTGTGGAAGACCGCTGACGACGACAACACAATCCAAAGGCTACTGGGAAACATTTGGATTTGGAATATTCA GTATCTTCAAGTCGGACTGGGACAGGTTTGGAGGGATGAACGTCCAGGACTTCCGAGACAAATGGGGCGGGGAAGATTGGGAAATGATTGACAGAGTACTGGCTGTGGGGCTAGAAGTCGAGCGATTGCGCTTGCCCGGGTTCTATCACTTTTATCACTCGAAAGATGGAATGTGGGACAAAAGCTCGTAA
- the LOC131779222 gene encoding uncharacterized protein isoform X2: MFRRIRHRFCRLYACQWLFGIIYVLMIALVVRHNRQQSVQFSKILISKDWRATANKAPSERTDNDGRVKDWEGVKRTPGENDVRYHIIEKMEDAQSDINVTEGEIANIDANSRINRGNVNVHLWRGLCCPKINSLRQYPLFPTLPKERLFRHTINSGPSGTWYGQRIMGFVYPPITGNYTFHLIAHVFAELWLGKEQNATDVELIAKVAIENNKHSSAKSVSHTSRKIYLEREGKYFFDLLHVMNGGMMSRDHVNVTWLVPSGHAFTEISAKFLSPLLQDDPSFFNHRELSERSDMLRASPSVIDSEINDADAGEGDEDYEGIEIPRKQKLSKKFTSYFGEDFNIENHYDSMTFDQLPEVSQEILSIFPSCPYEPKYAQKRTFKRFEGIWKTHFSSVFPDDGTKEFICIGNRLKRDCHGNSLITADEVLEIVRTFTKTIQEKYPKKYDLKAIVNVEKTQDISRGSRYLLELIFRERARNKVVKLSEYVYKFNNSSRLCTPAGISWNRNVTVNVILTVKNQGNWAQHFINEMSRISEETREDHVNIIVVDYESKDINIEESLRQSSLTNYKVLKRTGAFHKTEAIQSAVSTITDPHSIVLLFDLHLLTPSTFFSVIRKI, translated from the exons ATGTTTAGAAGGATTCGCCATAGATTTTGTCGGCTCTATGCATGTCAATGGCTATTCGGAATAATATACGTTCTAATGATAGCCCTGGTCGTTCGACACAACAGGCAGCAGTCGGTGcagttttcaaagattttaatttcgAAAGACTGGCGAGCGACGGCAAACAAAGCCCCCAGTGAGCGCACAGACAATGATGGGCGAGTAAAGGACTGGGAGGGAGTTAAACGGACCCCTGGAGAAAATGATGTCAGATACCACATCATTGAGAAAATGGAAGATGCACAGTCAGATATCAACGTAACAGAAGGCGAAATTGCTAACATTGACGCCAATTCAAGAATCAACAGAGGAAATGTTAATGTTCATCTCTGGAGGGGACTGTGCTGTCCCAAAATAAATAGCTTAAGACAGTACCCCTTATTTCCAACTCTACCTAAAGAACGTTTGTTTCGTCACACCATCAACTCTGGTCCGTCGGGGACCTGGTACGGGCAAAGAATTATGGGATTCGTGTATCCTCCTATCACTGGTAATTACACTTTTCACTTAATTGCACATGTCTTCGCTGAACTATGGCTTGGCAAGGAACAGAACGCGACGGATGTTGAATTGATCGCAAAAGTTGCAatagaaaacaacaaacattCTTCAGCCAAGTCTGTAAGCCACACGTCCCGGAAAATATATCTCGAGAGAGAAGGGAAGTATTTCTTTGATTTGCTTCACGTGATGAATGGAGGAATGATGAGTCGTGATCACGTGAATGTCACTTGGCTGGTTCCCAGCGGTCATGCGTTTACCGAAATTTCTGCTAAGTTTCTCTCACCCCTATTGCAGGATGatccttctttttttaatcacagaGAGTTGTCAGAACGCAGTGATATGCTACGAGCATCTCCCAGCGTTATTGACTCGGAAATCAATGATGCTGACGCTGGGGAAGGCGATGAGGATTACGAAGGAATAGAGATAcctagaaaacaaaaactgtcaaaaaaatttacatcgtATTTTGGAGAGGATTTTAACATCGAAAATCATTACGACTCGATGACTTTTGATCAACTTCCGGAGGTATCTCAGGAAATACTATCCATTTTTCCGAGTTGCCCTTACGAACCAAAATATGCCCAAAAAAGGACTTTCAAACGTTTTGAAGGAATTTGGAAAACACATTTCAGCTCCGTATTCCCAGATGACGGCACGAAAGAGTTCATATGCATTggaaacagactgaaaagagacTGTCATGGAAACAGTTTAATTACTGCGGATGAAGTACTAGAAATTGTTCGGACTTTTACAAAGACTATTCAAGAAAAATATCCCAA GAAATATGATTTGAAGGCTATCGTTAACGTCGAAAAAACCCAAGACATCTCGCGTGGAAGTCGATATTTGCTCGAGCTCATTTTCCGAGAAAGGGCTCGGAACAAGGTCGTAAAACTATCCGAATATGTGTACAAATTCAACAACAGTTCCAGACTTTGTACGCCAGCGGGAATTTCTTGGAATAGGAACGTGACAGTAAATGTAATTCTGACCGTAAAGAACCAAGGAAACTGGGCCCAACACTTCATTAACGAGATGTCCCGGATTTCAGAAGAGACGCGTGAAGATCACGTGAACATAATAGTGGTGGATTATGAGAGTAAGGACATCAATATAGAGGAGTCTTTGAGGCA AAGTTCGTTGACAAACTACAAAGTCCTGAAGCGCACTGGCGCGTTCCACAAAACAGAAGCCATTCAGTCAGCGGTCAGTACCATTACAGATCCACACAGCATTGTGCTGTTGTTTGATCTTCATCTTCTCACACCGAGCACATTCTTTAGCGTTATCAGAAAG ATTTGA